The stretch of DNA ACGCGATATCGAGCTGCGACACCTTGTTGCCGCGAATGGTGAAGTCGGTCGAGCCGTCGTTGTCGGGATAAAGAATGCGCACCGACGGATTGTTCGCCAGCACGTCCGTGACGGAATACGCCTGCTGGTCCTGGATGAGCTGTCGCGTGTAGCTGACCGTGTTGAACGGCGTGTCCATCACGTCGCGGTTGCCGAGCAGACCGACGCGTCCGCCGGTCGCGACTTGCCCGCCGGCGTACGGAACGGGCAACGCGTTCGGGCCGCTCGCCTGACCGTTCACTTTCACCGCGGGCAACACCGCGCCTTCGGCCGCCGACGTATCGACGCTGGCCGCGCGCAGCACGTAGCTGCCGCGGATGGCGCCGGGCGCCGCGTCGAGACCGCTGCCCGCGAGAATGGCCGAGAAACCGGCGGCGAGCGGGTAATCGCCATGCAGCCCCGGACTGGCGCGGCCGGCGGTCAGTTTGCTGTCGATGGTGAGCAGCACGTTCGCTTCGCTCGCATAGCGGTTGAGCACCTGATCGAGCGTGCCGGCCGGAATGTCGTAGTGGCGGACGCCCGCGGATAGCGGTGCGGCGAGCGCCATGGCGGGCGCGAGCGCGAGGCAGCACAACAACGTGCGCGGTGGCGTGAAGCGGTGGTTCATTCCCGGTGTTCCTTTCTTGTTCGAGTGGATCGACAGTGCTTTCCTGGTATCCCGAACGAGAAAGAAAAAGTGCTACCCGACGACGAAAAAAATCGGTGCGCGGGCAAAGCCGTGGGTCAGTCCGGCCGGACCGTCACCCAGTAGCGCGTCGCGTAGTGAATGCGAACCGGCAGCGCCTGCTGCAGCGACGCGAGCGCGCGGTCGGTATCGGCCAGCGGAAAAACACCGGAGACGCGCAACGCGGCCACGGCGGGGTCGGTCCGGACGAAGCCGCTGCGATACCGGCCGAGTTCGCGGACAAACGCGTCGAGGCGCATCTGCTCGACCACCAGCTGGCCGCGTGTCCAGCTGGCCGAGCCGGCGTCGACGGGCGACAGCGCGTTCACGCGATCGGCGAAGAAGGAGGTGCTCTGGCCGGCCTCGACGCGCAACGCCTGCGTCGCGTGAGCGGGAAGCACGGACACGGCGCCCTCGTGCACCGCGACATAGGACAGCGCGTCGCCCTGTCTGACCGTGAAGCGGGTGCCGAGCGCCTGCACCGAACCCTGCGCCGTTTCGACGATGAACGCGCGGTACACGGCGGACGTCTCGTGAGCGGTGGCGACGTAGATCTCGCCGGAGCGGAGCAAGACGCGACGCTCGCTGGCGGTGAAGCGCACGTCGAGCGCCGTGCCGGTGTTCATCATCAGATGCGTACCGTCGGCGAGCACCAGGTTCCGCTGCTCGCCGGTCGCCGTGCGATAGTCGGCCGTCCAGTCGCGCCACGGCAGGCCGTCGCTTGCGGCCCACGTCAGCGCGCCCGCTCCGCCCGCGAAGACCAGCGAGCGCAGCACCGCGCGACGCCGCGCCCGCAGGCGCGCGCCCCGCAAGGTCGGCGCGGCGAGGCTCGCGGGCACGGCGCCGAGGCGCTCGTCGAGGGATTGCACGCGTTGCCATGCCGCCTCGTGCGCGGGATTCGCGCGCCGCCAGCGTTCGCACGCCTCGTGTTCGTCGCGGCTCGCTTCGCCGGACCATAGCGTGACGAGCCATTGCAACGCTTCAGCGAGGATGGCATCGCCTTCCGGTTGTACCGACGCGGACGACGGATTCAGACGAGGGCTCATCCCGCGAACGTGGAAAAGCACGCGAGCGCGGCCTTCAGCATGTACTTGCGCACGCTGGCCACCGAAACGTTCAGCTTGACGGCGATATCGGAATACGTCAGGCCGTCGAAGCGCGACAGCAGAAACGTCTCGCGTACCTTCGGCGGCAGCGACGCGAGCGCGGCGTCGATTTCAGCCAGCGTCTCGATCACGATGGCCTGCTGTTCCGCCGACGGCCACAGATCCTCCGGCATCAGCGCGAGCGAATCCCGGAACGCTGCTTCGATCTGCCTGCGCCGGTACAGGTCGACGACCAGTCCGCGCGCGATCTGCATGAGATACGCGCGCGACTCTTCCGGCTGCGGCAGCCGGCGCGACGCGATCAGGCGGACGTAGGTGTCGTGGGCGAGGTCCGCGGCCTCGAAGCTGCAGCCCAGCTTGCGCCTGAGCCAGCCATGCAGCCACGCATGATGATTCACATAGAGAGAATGGACGACATCCGTCCCGGAAGCAGACATAACCATGCCCAGCGCCGATCGATGAGGGCCTCATTGTAAATGAGAATTAATTCTATTTCTACATTTCGGGGCGACGTGTCGTGGCTCAAGCACCGTCTGCCTGGCGAGGAAAAGGAAATATCGATGGATGCCTGCCCGGTTGCGCTCGCGTGAGCAGGGCGTCGCCATTGCGGCGCCCTGCTCCGCCTCAAGCGCGGCTAGAACCGATGCACGATGCCGACGGCCAGCCCGACCATGCTGGGCGACGACGAAGGCGTCGAGTTGAAGCCGTCGCCGATCGTCGCCGTCGCGTTGATAATCGATTTGCCGTCCGTGCCGAGCGTCTTGCCGTTCGCGCGCTGATACGCCTCCACCGCATACAGGCCAGTGCGCTTGGACAGCGCGTAATACTGGGACAGATTGAACTGCTGATACTGTGCGGCACTCGTGATGCCGTTGGCCCTCGACGCGCGCGTGTAGCTGTAGCCCGTCGCGAAGTCCCAGGCGGCCGCCGGCTTCCAGTGCAGCACGACGCCGCCCGTGTTCCAGACCGCCTGATCGCGGAACGACGACCCGACGCCCGGGATGTACTGCACGTTCGTATAGGTCGCCGTGATGTCGAACTGGCTGTTGAACGTATACCCCGCGCCGACCGCAAAGCGCTGCTGCGCCTGCGCCGTCTGGTAGCCGTTGGTCACGGCCGACACGCCGGCCTGCGCGCCGGCGTTCGACGTCGTCGAGTCGACCCCGAACGGGCCGCCGCCTGACGTCGAGTTGTTGATCCGCGAGAAGCCCACCGCGAAACCGAGCGGCCCCTGCGAATACTGGATCCCCGTGGCCCACGTCGAGCCCCGGTTGATGCTGCCCGGCACGCCCGCAAGCGAATACGAGCCGCTGAACTTGAAGCCGTACAGTTTCGGCGACGTGTAAACCAGCGTATTGTTCGCGCGATAGATCGTATCCAGGCCATCCAGATCGCCCGGGTGAGCGCCGAAGAAACCGGTGAGCCAGTTCACAGGGCTGTACGGCAACAGCATCTGCACATACGACGCATACTGGCGGCCCGCCGTGAGCGTGCCGTACCTGTCGTTCGTCATCCCGACGAATGCCTGGCGGCTGAACA from Paraburkholderia caballeronis encodes:
- a CDS encoding FecR domain-containing protein, whose protein sequence is MSPRLNPSSASVQPEGDAILAEALQWLVTLWSGEASRDEHEACERWRRANPAHEAAWQRVQSLDERLGAVPASLAAPTLRGARLRARRRAVLRSLVFAGGAGALTWAASDGLPWRDWTADYRTATGEQRNLVLADGTHLMMNTGTALDVRFTASERRVLLRSGEIYVATAHETSAVYRAFIVETAQGSVQALGTRFTVRQGDALSYVAVHEGAVSVLPAHATQALRVEAGQSTSFFADRVNALSPVDAGSASWTRGQLVVEQMRLDAFVRELGRYRSGFVRTDPAVAALRVSGVFPLADTDRALASLQQALPVRIHYATRYWVTVRPD
- a CDS encoding sigma-70 family RNA polymerase sigma factor, which translates into the protein MSASGTDVVHSLYVNHHAWLHGWLRRKLGCSFEAADLAHDTYVRLIASRRLPQPEESRAYLMQIARGLVVDLYRRRQIEAAFRDSLALMPEDLWPSAEQQAIVIETLAEIDAALASLPPKVRETFLLSRFDGLTYSDIAVKLNVSVASVRKYMLKAALACFSTFAG
- a CDS encoding porin, which translates into the protein MKKHFPEVKAALAGAAVFVALPAFAQSTVTLYGVVDNGIGYQSSATTLGSTSGGRSAVKMLTGVWLGSRFGLTGAEDLGGGTKAIFTLEQGFSPANGAMATSGLMFSRQAFVGMTNDRYGTLTAGRQYASYVQMLLPYSPVNWLTGFFGAHPGDLDGLDTIYRANNTLVYTSPKLYGFKFSGSYSLAGVPGSINRGSTWATGIQYSQGPLGFAVGFSRINNSTSGGGPFGVDSTTSNAGAQAGVSAVTNGYQTAQAQQRFAVGAGYTFNSQFDITATYTNVQYIPGVGSSFRDQAVWNTGGVVLHWKPAAAWDFATGYSYTRASRANGITSAAQYQQFNLSQYYALSKRTGLYAVEAYQRANGKTLGTDGKSIINATATIGDGFNSTPSSSPSMVGLAVGIVHRF